A single region of the Silene latifolia isolate original U9 population chromosome 8, ASM4854445v1, whole genome shotgun sequence genome encodes:
- the LOC141594805 gene encoding uncharacterized protein LOC141594805 codes for MHGTSTDLLDEYLRMSDTDIRDSLKSFVEGVILNFGNEYLRRPNPDDLARLLHMGQIWHAFFGTPGSLNDINVLQRSPLFNELLEESAPAVNFTVNGTEYNMGYYLADGICPGWATFVKSINAPQIQKHRLFAARQESCRKDVERAFGVLQARFAFIKRPCLLWDPVMMGKVLMACIIIHNMIVEDERETYLNYERIIEEFKENNPSSATDDQYEYHRRRRSTQERFVEIHGEIRDHATHNALKNDLIEHIWENFRT; via the exons ATGCACGGTACGTCAACTGATTTATTAGATGAATATTTGCGTATGAGCGATACAGATATAAGGGATTCTCTCAAATCGTTCGTAGAAGGTGTGATACTCAACTTTGGGAACGAGTATCTACGTAGACCAAATCCTGACGACTTAGCTAGATTACTCCATATGGGTCAG ATATGGCATGCTTTCTTCGGTACACCAGGTTCGCTCAATGATATTAACGTTCTTCAACGTTCTCCATTATTTAATGAATTGTTAGAAGAATCTGCGCCAGCTGTTAATTTCACGGTTAATGGTACGGAGTATAATATGGGATATTATCTTGCTGATGGTATATGTCCGGGTTGGGCAACATTTGTTAAATCAATTAATGCTCCTCAAATTCAAAAGCATCGGTTATTTGCAGCTCGACAAGAGAGTTGTCGAAAAGATGTGGAGCGTGCTTTCGGTGTCCTACAAGCTCGATTTGCGTTTATCAAACGCCCTTGTCTTCTTTGGGATCCGGTTATGATGGGGAAGGTTCTCATGGCTTGTATTATTATACATAATATGATAGTTGAAGATGAACGAGAAACTTATCTTAACTATGAAAGAATCATCGAAGAATTTAAGGAAAATAATCCGAGTTCAGCTACTGATGACCAGTATGAATATCATCGTCGTAGAAGGTCGACGCAAGAACGATTCGTAGAAATTCATGGCGAGATTCGTGATCATGCCACTCATAACGCTTTGAAAAATGATCTTATTGAGCATATTTGGGAAAACTTTCGTACCTAG
- the LOC141594806 gene encoding uncharacterized protein LOC141594806, producing the protein MAGKDTSTPPKSSLHPVYSVNNIQNKVRVLDGIKVSYASWVHLFTLHARGYKVLAHIDGTAPPAATDPTFDEWTEIDSHVLQWIYGTLSDDLLSRVLEPDTTARKTWLRVQNIFLNNKGA; encoded by the coding sequence ATGGCCGGCAAGGATACGTCAACCCCACCAAAATCATCTCTTCACCCCGTCTACTCCGTGAACAATATTCAAAACAAAGTTCGGGTTTTAGACGGAATCAAAGTTTCTTACGCATCATGGGTGCATCTCTTTACCCTGCATGCGCGTGGTTACAAAGTTCTCGCTCACATCGATGGTACGGCACCACCGGCAGCGACCGACCCCACCTTCGACGAATGGACCGAGATCGACTCCCACGTCCTGCAATGGATTTATGGTACGCTCTCCGATGATCTCCTGTCTCGCGTTCTTGAACCCGATACCACTGCTCGCAAAACGTGGCTTCGAGTTCAGAACATCTTCTTGAATAACAAAGGAGCTTAG